A genomic region of Deinococcus humi contains the following coding sequences:
- a CDS encoding AMP-binding enzyme gives MLYHRFTLSDWDVERVMKAAVIGVPDALRGEVLEAFVVLRADDRGDEALAAELQRLVKQQFAAHAYPRTVHFVNELPKTPSGKVQRFVLRRRRRMQVFSDPASGGPTNEPPGGAGIEPGLGDQVSFLEGLDTRFWPSLQT, from the coding sequence ATGCTCTATCACCGCTTCACTCTCAGCGATTGGGATGTCGAACGGGTCATGAAGGCGGCAGTCATCGGCGTGCCGGACGCGTTGCGCGGAGAGGTGCTGGAGGCCTTCGTGGTGTTGCGCGCAGACGACCGTGGAGACGAGGCGCTCGCCGCCGAGTTGCAGCGGCTGGTCAAGCAACAGTTCGCCGCGCACGCCTACCCGCGCACGGTGCACTTTGTGAACGAACTGCCCAAAACGCCCAGTGGGAAGGTGCAGCGCTTCGTGCTGCGCCGGCGGCGCCGCATGCAGGTCTTCAGCGATCCAGCGAGCGGTGGCCCGACGAATGAACCACCGGGAGGAGCAGGGATAGAACCGGGCCTGGGTGATCAGGTTAGCTTCCTTGAAGGATTGGACACCCGCTTCTGGCCTTCGCTGCAGACCTGA
- a CDS encoding AAA family ATPase, whose translation MPSSAWQVTVLGLAHLTGPGDTVLELDRKTAGVLAYLAVEGSAPRSRLAGYLWPESREETARNNLAQLLRKLRLAAGEDLVPGSSTGLLRLADGMRTDACDAREAYLLGQYEAFVAHDPLLLAGQDYDDCPEFDDWLVAERERWMEWHRAALRELSAQAETRGHLDEALRWALQALTADPVSEGMFVRVMTLQYLCGQRLQALQTFERCQTMLQVEFGVEPLRQTSELAQTIARSTAAPRPSESGSPLPLTVLRPPRLIGRADQWQQLQQAFEARQVMFLTGEPGSGKSRLALDFASSVGTVMHLQARPGDQDVPYATLTRHARHLLQTTSPDRMPDWARQELAGLVPELAGATTKAQESNGETRLRLYRAFLELMRAAAPDCRAFVMDDLQFADQASQEALLYVLANRPQGDFPALLAVAREGELATPTHERLDALIGTGLAVNCAVAPLSDEAIQEFLGSLEVPEVQHLAADLARYTRGNPLFILETLKHIMQTDGYLNASLGYFTLPKRVGVLIEQRLKRLSPTALQVAQAAAVLQSDFDLDVVSEVLNQPIFTLIPVWEELERAQVFDRDRFTHDIVYESVRNSLPGGVWQALHRSAARTLERHGAAPARVARHWLEGARPAAAVPFLRSAAQQAEQRYLLWEAAQTYAQLTDLLNQLQDQPAAFDALDAQAETLINLQDADGLAAVVSRLQNSAVTLAQQVAARVRHCFLLFLCGDQPALLQASEEGLAWAREAGDLKAEASFLEGIAYVDIIRGGGVRAREAFTRMLEVGQACGDTELQAKSHEGLGMVIRNNRPLVLEHYRQAALLHEQNGNISSFAAASGKRAWLQYEVGDVHGALQIFEHAHRRLNEVREGHDSVKLINAWGRSTCLQALGHYAAALEVPTGALAISSGRDAGSTGWRRVLELQRGRVLLELGCSQEALSAIQGAIAAPEYIQNIRSRGMISLGQALLAVGQLSEARQVFSQAETLLDPENGPYYWTQVQLGQAQLLPAEQQLAVFESLLDLAQRKTLPHLSLAVQIRRAQALMALDLPAAERDLEGDAAAHGVLSFGEVLLTRYRVARRNASPDAAARLHALTEWVTRTAQDQVPAQHRASFWSFNPAARVVHEAQPALSHIRITRG comes from the coding sequence GTGCCTTCCTCTGCCTGGCAGGTCACCGTGCTCGGACTGGCCCACCTCACAGGACCGGGTGACACGGTGCTGGAGCTTGACCGCAAAACTGCTGGCGTCCTGGCCTACCTGGCTGTCGAGGGCAGCGCGCCCCGTTCCCGGCTGGCTGGGTACCTGTGGCCGGAATCCAGGGAGGAGACCGCCCGGAACAACCTCGCGCAGCTGCTGCGCAAACTTCGGCTCGCAGCTGGAGAAGATCTCGTACCTGGGAGCAGCACCGGCCTCCTGAGACTGGCTGACGGTATGCGAACAGACGCTTGCGACGCCCGCGAGGCCTATCTCCTCGGACAATACGAAGCTTTTGTGGCCCATGATCCCTTGCTGCTGGCCGGACAGGACTATGACGACTGCCCCGAATTCGATGACTGGCTCGTCGCGGAACGTGAACGTTGGATGGAGTGGCACCGGGCCGCCCTGCGGGAGCTCTCTGCACAGGCTGAAACGCGCGGCCACCTTGACGAGGCCCTGCGCTGGGCCCTGCAGGCACTGACCGCCGACCCGGTGTCAGAAGGCATGTTCGTGCGGGTGATGACCCTGCAGTACCTGTGTGGTCAGCGCCTCCAGGCCCTGCAGACGTTTGAACGCTGTCAGACCATGCTACAGGTGGAGTTCGGGGTTGAACCGCTGCGTCAGACCAGTGAACTGGCCCAGACCATTGCCAGGAGTACTGCGGCTCCCAGACCATCGGAGTCCGGGTCTCCGCTTCCTCTGACTGTCCTGAGACCTCCCCGCCTGATTGGGCGGGCTGACCAATGGCAGCAGTTACAGCAGGCCTTTGAGGCCAGACAGGTCATGTTCCTGACCGGAGAACCCGGCAGTGGCAAGTCGCGCCTGGCTCTGGACTTCGCCTCATCCGTCGGGACCGTGATGCACCTGCAGGCGCGCCCTGGGGACCAAGACGTCCCCTACGCCACACTGACCCGCCATGCCCGGCACCTCCTGCAGACCACCTCGCCGGACCGGATGCCTGACTGGGCACGCCAGGAACTTGCGGGCTTGGTTCCTGAACTTGCCGGAGCGACCACAAAGGCGCAAGAGAGCAACGGTGAAACCAGACTTCGTCTGTACCGGGCCTTTCTCGAACTGATGCGCGCCGCGGCCCCAGACTGCCGGGCGTTCGTGATGGATGACCTGCAGTTCGCAGATCAGGCCAGTCAGGAAGCTCTGCTGTACGTGCTGGCCAACCGACCGCAGGGGGACTTCCCTGCGCTTCTCGCTGTCGCGCGCGAAGGAGAGCTTGCCACCCCCACCCATGAACGCCTGGACGCGCTGATCGGGACGGGGCTCGCCGTCAACTGCGCCGTCGCGCCTCTCTCTGACGAAGCGATTCAGGAATTTCTCGGAAGCCTCGAGGTGCCCGAAGTTCAGCACCTGGCGGCCGATCTTGCCCGCTACACCCGCGGGAATCCACTGTTCATCCTTGAGACCCTCAAGCACATCATGCAAACTGACGGGTATCTCAATGCCTCCCTGGGGTACTTCACGCTGCCGAAACGGGTGGGGGTCCTGATCGAGCAGCGTCTGAAGCGCCTGTCTCCAACGGCCCTTCAGGTCGCTCAGGCTGCCGCCGTCCTCCAGAGTGACTTTGATCTTGACGTGGTGAGCGAGGTCCTGAATCAACCCATCTTCACCCTGATTCCCGTCTGGGAAGAACTTGAACGTGCGCAGGTCTTCGACCGTGACCGTTTCACCCATGACATCGTCTATGAAAGCGTCCGCAATAGCTTGCCAGGGGGAGTGTGGCAGGCCCTGCACCGCAGCGCTGCGAGGACCCTTGAACGTCACGGCGCTGCGCCAGCACGGGTGGCCCGGCACTGGCTCGAGGGGGCGCGGCCTGCTGCGGCTGTCCCGTTTCTCCGCAGCGCGGCGCAGCAGGCCGAGCAACGTTACCTGCTATGGGAAGCGGCGCAGACCTATGCTCAACTGACCGATCTGCTGAATCAGCTTCAGGACCAGCCGGCTGCGTTTGATGCGCTCGACGCCCAGGCGGAGACGCTGATCAACCTGCAGGACGCCGATGGGCTTGCTGCCGTCGTCAGCCGACTGCAAAACAGTGCCGTGACCCTCGCTCAGCAGGTTGCTGCTCGTGTGCGTCACTGCTTTCTCCTGTTCCTGTGCGGTGATCAGCCCGCGCTGCTGCAGGCGTCGGAAGAAGGGTTGGCGTGGGCCCGTGAGGCCGGAGACCTGAAAGCCGAAGCGTCCTTCCTCGAGGGAATCGCCTACGTCGATATCATTCGTGGCGGTGGCGTGCGTGCGCGTGAGGCGTTCACCCGCATGCTCGAAGTGGGTCAGGCCTGCGGGGACACGGAACTGCAGGCCAAATCCCATGAGGGCCTGGGCATGGTGATCCGCAACAACCGTCCCCTGGTGCTCGAGCATTACCGCCAGGCCGCCCTCCTGCACGAACAGAACGGGAACATCAGCAGCTTCGCCGCTGCCTCCGGAAAACGAGCCTGGCTGCAGTACGAGGTGGGTGACGTCCACGGGGCACTCCAGATCTTTGAGCACGCCCACCGGCGTCTCAACGAGGTCCGCGAGGGGCATGACAGTGTCAAATTGATCAACGCCTGGGGGCGCAGTACCTGCCTTCAGGCCCTGGGTCACTACGCAGCCGCTCTGGAGGTTCCCACAGGGGCGTTGGCGATCTCGTCCGGCCGGGACGCTGGTTCGACCGGATGGCGACGCGTGCTGGAGCTCCAGCGGGGCCGCGTGCTGCTGGAGCTCGGGTGTTCCCAGGAAGCCCTGTCCGCCATTCAAGGGGCCATCGCGGCTCCGGAATACATCCAGAATATTCGGAGCCGCGGGATGATCTCCCTGGGCCAGGCTCTCCTGGCGGTCGGGCAACTTTCCGAAGCCCGGCAGGTATTCTCACAAGCGGAAACCCTGCTGGACCCAGAAAATGGGCCTTACTACTGGACGCAAGTGCAGCTCGGCCAGGCTCAACTGCTACCCGCCGAACAGCAGCTGGCGGTGTTCGAGAGCCTGCTCGACCTCGCCCAGCGAAAAACCCTGCCGCACCTGTCGCTGGCCGTACAGATCCGCCGGGCACAGGCCCTGATGGCGCTCGATCTGCCCGCAGCAGAGCGCGATCTGGAAGGCGACGCGGCCGCTCACGGGGTGCTGAGCTTTGGTGAAGTGCTCCTCACCCGCTACCGTGTGGCCCGCAGGAACGCCAGCCCTGATGCGGCGGCTCGCCTGCACGCCCTCACGGAGTGGGTGACCCGAACCGCCCAGGATCAGGTTCCAGCCCAACACCGCGCATCCTTCTGGTCATTCAACCCGGCCGCACGTGTGGTGCACGAAGCGCAACCCGCTCTATCACACATCAGAATCACGCGTGGTTAA
- a CDS encoding carboxypeptidase-like regulatory domain-containing protein, with protein sequence MHKRTQALLLTLSLVTLSACGGAVPAADPGTGSGTGGGTEGKPGKPTPNTVSGRVLDVRGDPVPGVKLIIEPAMFRGTVFTSTGTDGKYQSIELNPATNPYYVSAYKEVNYHDRQYCLRMAGDPEPYKDAFNASAGVIRNFRWKISGPSDQTNDNIGSGFWGGSLALLNTFTDPDEAVDRSAQVEVTLVPDGPLIDGSTGTTIKRVTSVDKALQDIPVGYYTLTAALVNADGSQTPLSVSRTNTEESLRPSAKVLFNGYDSCGHSGTLVKTYFWIARP encoded by the coding sequence ATGCACAAAAGAACACAGGCCCTGCTTCTCACCCTCTCGCTTGTCACGCTCAGTGCTTGTGGCGGCGCCGTCCCCGCCGCTGACCCCGGTACCGGAAGTGGCACCGGCGGGGGAACGGAAGGCAAGCCAGGCAAGCCCACGCCAAACACGGTCAGTGGCCGGGTGCTGGACGTGCGAGGTGACCCCGTGCCCGGCGTCAAGCTGATTATTGAGCCCGCCATGTTCCGTGGGACAGTCTTTACCTCGACGGGCACGGACGGGAAGTATCAGTCCATTGAGCTCAATCCGGCCACCAACCCGTATTACGTCTCCGCCTACAAGGAAGTGAATTACCACGATCGGCAGTACTGTCTGCGCATGGCTGGTGACCCGGAACCCTACAAAGACGCGTTCAACGCCTCGGCTGGTGTAATCCGCAATTTCCGTTGGAAAATCAGTGGGCCTTCCGATCAAACGAACGACAACATCGGCAGCGGTTTCTGGGGCGGGTCTCTGGCGCTGTTGAATACGTTCACTGACCCGGACGAGGCCGTCGACCGTTCCGCGCAGGTTGAGGTCACGCTGGTGCCGGACGGGCCACTCATCGACGGCAGCACAGGCACGACGATCAAGCGGGTCACGAGCGTTGACAAGGCTCTTCAGGACATCCCGGTCGGGTACTACACCTTAACCGCGGCCCTGGTGAACGCTGACGGCAGCCAAACGCCATTGTCCGTAAGCAGGACGAACACCGAGGAGAGTCTCAGGCCGTCTGCCAAAGTGCTCTTCAACGGATACGACTCCTGTGGGCACAGCGGAACGTTGGTCAAGACCTACTTCTGGATCGCCCGCCCATAA